The following coding sequences lie in one Desmodus rotundus isolate HL8 chromosome 1, HLdesRot8A.1, whole genome shotgun sequence genomic window:
- the LOC128781267 gene encoding large ribosomal subunit protein eL27-like has protein sequence MGKLTKPKKVVLVLAGRYSRRKVVVVKNIDDGWSDFLYSHALLAGIDHCPRKGTAATGKKKITERSKIKSFVKVYSYNHLTPTRYSVDIPLDKTVVNKDIFRDPAVKCKARREAKVKFEDRYKTSENKWFFQKLRF, from the coding sequence ATGGGCAAGTTAACGAAACCCAAGAAGGTGGTGCTGGTCCTAGCTGGACGCTACTCCAGACGCAAAGTGGTCGTCGTGAAGAACATTGATGATGGCTGGTCTGACTTCCTCTACAGCCATGCTCTGCTGGCTGGAATTGACCACTGTCCCCGCAAAGGGACAGCTGCCACGGGCAAGAAGAAAATCACCGAGAGGTCTAAGATCAAGTCTTTTGTGAAAGTTTATAGCTACAATCACCTCACGCCCACGAGGTACTCTGTGGACATCCCCTTGGACAAAACTGTCGTCAACAAGGACATCTTCAGAGACCCTGCTGTGAAATGCAAAGCCCGAAGGGAGGCCAAGGTCAAGTTTGAAGACAGATACAAGACCAGCGAGAACAAATGGTTCTTCCAGAAGCTGCGGTTTTAG